The DNA region ACATCGACCATTGTCTTGATAGCGCTGCAAAAGATGGCTCGCTCAGTTCTGATGATGTTATCCAAGAGTTTAAACAAATAACAAAATACTTATAAATAAGGAAATAAATGACCGACATCGCTTCAATCATTCAAAGTAGTTCAGGCAACGCGTGGCTTTTTCTGCCTAGTGCCATTCTTCTTGGCGCACTGCACGGCTTAGAGCCCGGACACTCCAAAACAATGATGGCGGCGTTCATCATCGCCATTAAAGGAACGGTGAAACAGTCCATCATGCTGGGCATTGCGGCAACGCTTTCGCATACAGCGGTGGTTTGGGCTATCGCGCTTTTGGGTATGTATTTTGGTGCTCGCTTTGCAACCGAAGCAGTAGAGCCGTACCTTGAAATTGTTTCGGGCTGTCTCATGGTAGGCATTGCACTCTGGACACTTTGGCAAACACGCAAAAATGAACGTGCCTGCTTCACAACACATGAACATGACGACGACCATCATCATTCGCATGAGCATGGTCATGACCACGATGAGCATCATCATCATGAGCATCACCACAGCACAGAAGAGATCATCTTTGAAGAGCTTGGAAGTTGCAGTGACCCGCATGAGCTTGCACACGCCAAAGATATTAAAAAGCGTTTTTCAAACAAAGAGGTCACCAATGGACAGATCTTACTTTTTGGATTAACGGGTGGACTTATCCCCTGCCCTGCGTCGATCACGGTGCTTCTCATCTGTCTACAACTCAAACAGTTTACACTCGGTGTTGCGCTTGTGTTAGCCTTTAGCATTGGTCTTTGCACTTACGTTGGTAGCATCAGGTGTCATCGCCGCGTTGAGTATGCGCCATCTCTCAAAAAGATGGAATGGCTTTGGGGAATTTGCCAAAAAAGCGCCTTATTTCTCAGGCGGCCTTATTTTGCTTGTGGGCTTGTATATTGGGTATCAAGGCTTGCACCATTTTTTCTAAGGGATCTTTACATGTAAAGTATTTCATGTCGAGTTATTTACTTGATTAATAAATAGGCAAATAGCGTTTTTATTCACATCAAAATATTTCAAAATTGATTATTTATTAATCAGCCAAGGATGACCTAGCATTTATTTCTCCTGTAAAATAGGGTGTATATTTGAAATTTTACAAAGGATCTTTAATGTTTAAGTCCATCACCATAAAACTGCGGCTTTGGGGTATTGCGATTGTCTTTATCTCAGGCTCATTTTTATTTGCATTTTTTGCCTATACAACCATTCATGAAGTTAAAATCAATGGTAAACTTTACAATGAAATTATCCTCGCCAAAGATTTGGTTGCTGACATTTTACCGCCACCTGAATATATTATTGAAACGCGTCTGGTTAGCTTAGAGATGTTACGCACCGAGAACAGCGCTGAACTTGCCACTTTTATCGCAAAAATCAAAACATTAAAGCAAGAATACGAAGAAAGACATGCCTTTTGGGTCAAAAACCTTCACCATGAGAAAATAAAACCACTGATGGTTGAAAAAGCGTATGCTCCAGCGATGCGCTATTTCACACTTTTGGAGACAGAGTTTATCCCTGCTGTGCAAGCAGGAGACTTTAAACAAGCATCTCTCTTAGCCTCTGGAAAACTGAAAGATGCCTATGTAGAACATCGAAATATTGTTGATCAAATTGTTGTGTTAGCCAATGAATATGCCAGTGCCAATGAGACCAATGCCAGTGATCTTTTGCGCAATGAAAGTATCATGCTTAGTTTTATATTCGCGTTTATCTTTCTTGCGACCATTACTTTAATTTATCTCTCCATTAAAGTTATTTTGCACCGTATTAAAGCCATTTCCTTCTTAGCTCAAGAGTTCCAACAAGGCAACCTTCTTTACCAAGTGACCTTAGATGGAAACGATGAAATTTCAAATGCTACCGACAACTTTAACCATTCCATTGCCAAAATGCAGAGCATTATGCACAATGTCAAAGAGGCTTCTGAAAAAAATGCCCTCACGGCTGCAGAGCTTAGTCAAACGTCCCATACGATTGGCATGCATATTGAAGATAATGCCAAAGAGATCAATCTCAATCAAGTAGAATTACTCAAACTTGAAGAGGTCATAGAAGCAACAACAGAGCAATCTGTCATGATGGTTCAAGAGATTGATAATGCGAACACCATGTTGCAAGAAGCAAAAACTAAAATCAGTCGCATGGAAGCGGACATCCAACAAAGTTCAGAATCCGAAAATGCCCTTGCTGGCGACTTAGAGAGGCTTTCACAAGAGACGGAACAAGTACAATCCATCTTAACCATGATTAGCGATATTGCCGATCAAACCAATCTTTTAGCGCTCAATGCCGCCATCGAAGCGGCGCGTGCGGGTGAACATGGGCGTGGATTTGCCGTGGTAGCCGATGAAGTACGAAAACTCGCAGAACGAACCCAAAAAAGCTTACTGGAAATCAACGCAACAATTCAGGTCATCGTCCAGTCAATCAATAGTGTCAGCGAAAAGATGAGCGTCAATGCTCGTTTTATTCAAGAGAGCTCAGAATCTTCTAAAACTGTTCAAAAGGTCATTACCTTAACAGTCGATACGATGTCAAAAGCGAAAGCGAAAGTCGAAGTCACTGCCAATAATTCTACACAGATCAAACTTGGCATCCACAATATCTTAGCACTCTTTGAAAAGATCAATACTTCTGCTGCCTCAAATGTTGTAAGCATCGAACAAATCGCTGCAACTTCGCATGATCTTGATGCCATGAGTGAAGCACTCAACGCTCAACTCAAACAGTTTAAAGCATAAGAAAATGAAACGGAGCTACCAACCTACGGTAGCTCTTTAAGACTAAGACTCACTTTGCCTTTTTCTTTATCCACTTCAAGGACGCGAATACGTGTGAGTTGTTGGTTGATGCTGAGCACTTCCAAAGGATGAGCGATGCGTTTGTCGCTCATTTGCGAGATATGAATGAGTCCGTCGTTTTTAAGCCCAATGTCCACAAATGCGCCAAAATCAGCAATGTTTCGCACCACGCCTGAAACAATCGAACCCTCACTCAGCTCGCTGATGTCGGTCAAATCCGAACGAAAGGCAATCGGTGGCAAGCTCTCTCGTGGGTCAAACCCTGGTTTTAAAAGCTCGGCAATGATGTCTTGAAGCGTTGCTTCGCCAATGCCCTGCTCTAGCGCTAAAGTGATAATCTGCTCTTTGGAAAGTGTTGCCAAATCAGCACGCGCCAAAAGCTTTTGCGCAATGGCATAACTCTCAGGGTGAACGCCTGTGTTATCAAGAACACTTTTCCCCTCACGAATACGAAAAAACCCCGCACACTGCTCGTACGCTTTCGCCCCTAAACCTTTTACATGTAAAAGTTCAGACTTACATGTAAACGCCCCTTTACTCTCACGGTGCTCGACTATGGCTTTGGCAAGTTTTGCACCAACGCCTGCCACATAGGAGAGTAGCGAGATAGAAGCGCTGTTGGGATCAACGCCGATGCGATTGACTAAATCTTCGATCACTTCATTCAATTTTTTCTCGAGCTGTTTTTGATCGACATCGTGTTGGTACTGACCAATGCCAAGCGATTTTGGGTCGATCTTGACGAGTGCTGCCATCGGGTCACGCAGGCGTTGTGCGATGGAGATCGCTCCGCGAATCGTCACGTCAAGGTTCGGGTACTCTTCGGTGGCAATTTTAGAAGCGGAATAAATAGAAGCACCCGCTTCGGAGACCACGGTATAGGCAAGGTTCAATCCCTCTTCGCGGTTTAGACGTGCAAAAAACTCTTGGCTTTCGCGCGAGCCCGTCCCATTACCAATCGCCACGGCGGTGATGCGATACTTCTGAGTAAACTCTTTGATGACCTTAGCAGACTTTTCATAGTCGCTTTGCGGCGGGGTTGGATAGATGACGGCGTGCGTCATGTACGTACCATGTTCATCGACAACCGCGAGTTTACACCCCGTGCGGTACGCGGGGTCAACGCCTAAAATCACGCGCTTGGTCACAGGCGGTGTGTTGAGCAGTTGTGAGAGGTTTTTACCAAAGGTGGCAATCGCCTGTGTGTCAGCTTTTTCTTTAATAAGCGCATGAATTTCCCGCTCTAACGAAGGAAACAGAAGCCTTTTAAACCCATCCAAATAGGCTTCCAAAAGATAGCTTTTGGAACTTTTCGCATTGCGTGGAATGCGGTAACGCTCTATCGCACTCTCCACCCTTTCCATGTCATGCAATATCTTTACATGTAACTCTTTTTCCGCAACACCTCGCATCATTGCAAGGTAACGGTGTGAGGGAATGGAGGCGATTTTCTCGGCTTTGCCTGCGAGCTTGGCGTAAAGTCCATCAGGCTTGAGCGTTTTACTCGCTTTGATCTCAAATGAAGCGTAGTCATGCAGTTGCGCTCTCCAATACTCACGCTCTTTCGCATCATCACTATAACGCTCCGCGATGATGTCCTGCGCCCCTATGATTGCTTCTTTCACGCTTTTAACCGTGTCATTCACAAAACTCTGCGCCCTCTTTTCAAACGCTTCGAGTTCTAACTCTGCCCTCTCCAAAACATCCGCCAATGGCGTAAGCCCTGCCGCAATCGCAAGCGCCGCACGGGTGTTTTTCTTCTCTTTGTACGGTCGGTAAATATCTTCCAATGCTTGTAAACTCTCCGCCTTTTCAACAGCATTTTTCACCGCATCGCTCAACTTGGCTTTTTCAGCAATCAGCCGTAAAATCTCCTCTTTGCGATCGTGCAATTTTTTCGCATACGCATAAATGTTTTCAAACTCACGTAACTGCTCATCGCTCGCACCACCCGTCATCTCCTTGCGGTATCTTGCGATAAACGGAATGGTCGAGCCTTCATCTAACAGCTTTAAAATGTTGATAATATTTTCTTTGGCAATGCCAGTTTTTTGCACTAAAATGGGAATAAGTGGATTCATAATTTCTGCTTTCCTAGGTTTTACATGTAAAGATTTTTTGGAGAGGTATTTTAGCGGAAAAGAAGTATGAATAAGTAGAAATGGCTTTTTATAATTATCCTACCCTAAAATAGATACCATATCTTTTTCATAGTTTTTATAAGTCGTCCAGTCCAATAATCTAATAATTTCAAGTGATTTATTTTTGGGTGGCTTGGATAATAAAAAATCTGAGCCATAAGCAATTTCCAAATTTTTGAAACAGTCTATTATTGGTTGCTGAAAAATCCCTTCCTCAAAATGTAATGTTTGATTTCTACCTTCCCAAATTACATTTTTGAGTGTTTCTGCTCCAAAAGTTTTGTGCCCATTAGGTGCTAAATGTTTATACTTACCATGTACAAAAGAAATCCCTTGTTTTGTAATTTGCAATAATGCACCGCATAGAGCTCGAATCGAAAAATCTTTATTTTGAATGCTTATAGATAATACATGAATTTGACTTTTCAAAATATCAACACCTTTCTTTGATTCAGCCATTTTTATAAAAGCATCTTGTACCTGTAAATCACAAAAATCATCATTAAAATCTTTAAATTCAAATTCTTTTTGATAATGCTGAAATTGACTTTCTTTTGCTGATAGTTCGCTTTTAAAAGTATCGAGACTATGTATTTCATCAAAAATTAAATTTATTAAAATTTCGACACTATATTTTGTATTTATTATGTATGCATGCATTACGTATTTTTCCCTTCTTTAATAAATGTAAATGCAGCTAGACTACTTTTACATGTAAAGCTAATTATACTTCATCCCAAGCCATGCAAACTAGAAAATCATCTCTTCATTGCATTGTCATCCACTGCCAACGGAGCTCTTCGTACCACGAAGCCTGTTGGGGTTTTATAGATTTCAAAGACTTGATTAAGTGTGATTTCTTGGTAGACGGAGCTTCCATATTCAATGTCGACAAAGGGGTTCCATCCCAGCAGGGTGAAACGATCTAATAAGGTGTTTTCGCCAAGATCGTATGAGAGGTTTTGATGGCTGTTTTGGTCTTCACTCTTTTTATAACGCCCTTCAAAGCGCTCTAAAACATAGCGTGAGTCCAGTTTTAAAAGATTGGACCAGTATTTCATTTTCATAAATTTAGCATCGATGCGCCACTGTTCACCATAGATCTTAAAATCGCCAACCACTTTGCCATTTTCACCATTCAAATGCGCGACATGAAAACCACTGCTATCGTAGGGTTTTGTAAAGTAAACCGTTGCGACGAGTGTCTCTTGCGTGAGGGCGGTATAGGTCCATGAAAACATCACCACCAAAACAGCATTTAACACAAGACTTGCGAGGATCAGCCCAAAAGAGATTCGCATCAAAAATCGTCTCATTTTTTCTCCCTTAGCACGTTTATCTTTCCTCTATCATAACTCAATTATTCCATACAATGCTAAAAATTATGCTCGCTCTGAACCCTACGATAAACTTTTCTACTTGATTTCCAACGAAAAAAGTTTATTGATAGCTCTCTTTATTATTTTAATTTTACGTCATAAAATTACTCATAAATTATAAGATGATGTAATAGTTTGGTAATTTCCACTCAGTATCATTGCATAAAAAATTGCACGATTGAGTCAAATAAAGGAACAATATGCATCTCGGATTTAAGCAAAAAATCATTGTATCAGCAGGCCTATTTTTAGGAGCATCTCTCTTTATTTTTGGAATGTTAAGTTTTATCAATCTTAAACAAGACCTACGGCAAGAGATAGAACAGACGCAATTAGCCAAAGCACATGCGTTAAAACTGGAGATTGATTCGTGGTTTGATGCTCAAAAACTCGTCCTAGAGACAACCGCGGAAGACATTGCCCACTTGCCAGAATTTACAGATGTTACGATGAAACCTTATCTCCAAACAGCGTTTAAAAAGACTAAAGCTGCCGTAGCATACATGGGTGTAGAAGAGAGTGGTTTGATGATCTACAGTGACCAAACGAAACAAAAAGAGGGGTATGATCCTAGAAAACGACCGTGGTACATCAAGGCAAAAGCGGAAGGAAAATCTGTCGTCACCGATGTTTACACCGATGCCACCACAGGACAACCCACCATTTCTATCGCCACGCCTGTATTTGTGAATGGTGTATTCACAGGTGTTGTTTCCAATGATGTTTATTTAACCCAAGTGATTGAGAAAATTAATACAAAAAAATTTGAAGGTGGGTATGCCTTTGCAACCGATGCTATGGGAAAAAGAAATGTTCATCCTGATCCAAAATTAATTGGGAAAGTGCTGTATGACGCCAATGAGTCGCTTAAGCATCTTGAGCTTCTTGTCAAAAATAGCCCTGAAGGCATTTATGACTATCAAGCAAGCGACGGAAAAGATAAAGTATTAGTTTTCAATAAGCTAGAAAATAGCTGGATTATTTTTGTGACCATAGACAAAGACGTTGCTTTCAAAGCTATCGATCACATGTTCATCACGTTAACTATCTCTGGAAATATCCTGCTTGGGCTTTCACTGATTCTGTTGTGGTTCATTCTCAATACGCAGTTTAAACCTTTGGAGAGACTCAATGATGTCATCAAAAACCTTTCTAGCAATGATGGTGATTTGACACAACGCCTTACGATACATTCAAGAGATGAGTTAGGCAAGATGAGTCAAAACATCAATCTCTTCATCGATAAAATTCATACCATCATTACAACGGCAAAAACAAACAGTGCGGAAAACGCTTCCGTGGCACATGAACTCTCTATCTCTGCGATTGATGTGGGGAGACGTGCTGAAGAAGAGGCGCTTATCGTAACTAAAACCACCACAGAAGCTACTTCATTAAAAGCCTATTTGAGAGAATCTAGGCATAGTGCAGAAAGCTCTAAAAATGAATTACATGAGGTCACACAAAGCCTTAAAAAAGTCGAAGAAAACGTTTCTAACCTCTCAAGTCTTCTTCAAAATACCGCCCACAACGAAATCGAACTTGCGAACAAACTCACTCTTGTGAGTGATATACCAATGAAGTGAAAAACGTCCTTAATGTCATCAATGACATCGCCGATCAAACCAATCTCCTCGCACTCAATGCCGCCATTGAAGCAGCAAGGGCAGGAGAACATGGAAGAGGATTTGCAGTCGTTGCGGATGAAGTACGCAAACTAGCTGAGCGTACGCAAAAATCCTTGGTCGAGATCAATGCGACCATCAATGTTGTCACACAATCCATCAATGGTGTCAGTGTTGAGATGAATACCAACTCTGAAAATATCACTAAAATCTCTGGCATTTCCATCAATGTCCAGTCCAATGTTTCAGAAGTGGCAACCGTTCTTGCACGTACCATCACCAACACGCAAAAAACCGTTCAAGATTATATCGATACGTCCAAATCAGATTGATGCCATTACCAAAGATATCGAAGCAATTAGTACATTGACCCATACCAATACACGTAGTGTCGAAGAGATCGCGGGAGCGAGTGAGCACCTTCATGAACTCACGGAAACACTCAATCATGAATTGTCGAAGTTTAAATCGTAGTTTTTTTAGGGGCAACCAAGTAGTTGCCCACACACGATTTATATATACTTAACGCGATTTCCGTCTAAAAAATACCATAGCTACACTCATAGAAATAATGCCTAATCCAAACATAGGCGCAATCAGTGGCCATGCAACGCTCCATGTGATATTTTTTAAGAAAACCCCTTTGATCAGAATAAGGTAGTATTTAAGGGGAATGAACTCGGTCAACGGTTGAAGCCATAAAGGCATATTTTCCACAGGTGTCGCAAAGCCTGAGAGTAAAAACGAAGGAAGTAAAAAGACAAATGCCCCTAAAATAGCTTGCTGTTGAGTATTGCAGATTGCCGAGATAAACAAACCAACTCCTGATATGGAAAATAAAAAGACAACCACACTGGCATAAAGAATGGCTAAAGAGCCCATAAGTGGGACACCAAAAAAATAAATGGCAGACAGTAAGATTAAGGTTGATTCAAAAATGCTGATCACTAAGGCAGGGATGAGTTTACCTAAAAGAATTTCAAAAGGGCGCAACGGTGAGACCAAGATCTGATCAAATGTGCCAAGTTCTCGCTCTCTGGCAATGGAAAGCGATGTTAAAAGCATGGCAACCACCATCGTGATGGAGCCAAAAAGGTTGGGGACAATCCACCAAAAATTGCTGATATTGGGATTGTATAAAAATCGAGTGTTGATCGTGACATTGAGTGTTACATGTAATTGGGCGAGAAAAAATGTCTGCACAATGCTACTGATATAACCCTCCGCGATTTGTGCTGTATTGGAA from Sulfurospirillum diekertiae includes:
- a CDS encoding nickel/cobalt efflux transporter, with translation MTDIASIIQSSSGNAWLFLPSAILLGALHGLEPGHSKTMMAAFIIAIKGTVKQSIMLGIAATLSHTAVVWAIALLGMYFGARFATEAVEPYLEIVSGCLMVGIALWTLWQTRKNERACFTTHEHDDDHHHSHEHGHDHDEHHHHEHHHSTEEIIFEELGSCSDPHELAHAKDIKKRFSNKEVTNGQILLFGLTGGLIPCPASITVLLICLQLKQFTLGVALVLAFSIGLCTYVGSIRCHRRVEYAPSLKKMEWLWGICQKSALFLRRPYFACGLVYWVSRLAPFFLRDLYM
- a CDS encoding methyl-accepting chemotaxis protein, with the translated sequence MFKSITIKLRLWGIAIVFISGSFLFAFFAYTTIHEVKINGKLYNEIILAKDLVADILPPPEYIIETRLVSLEMLRTENSAELATFIAKIKTLKQEYEERHAFWVKNLHHEKIKPLMVEKAYAPAMRYFTLLETEFIPAVQAGDFKQASLLASGKLKDAYVEHRNIVDQIVVLANEYASANETNASDLLRNESIMLSFIFAFIFLATITLIYLSIKVILHRIKAISFLAQEFQQGNLLYQVTLDGNDEISNATDNFNHSIAKMQSIMHNVKEASEKNALTAAELSQTSHTIGMHIEDNAKEINLNQVELLKLEEVIEATTEQSVMMVQEIDNANTMLQEAKTKISRMEADIQQSSESENALAGDLERLSQETEQVQSILTMISDIADQTNLLALNAAIEAARAGEHGRGFAVVADEVRKLAERTQKSLLEINATIQVIVQSINSVSEKMSVNARFIQESSESSKTVQKVITLTVDTMSKAKAKVEVTANNSTQIKLGIHNILALFEKINTSAASNVVSIEQIAATSHDLDAMSEALNAQLKQFKA
- a CDS encoding Tex-like N-terminal domain-containing protein — translated: MNPLIPILVQKTGIAKENIINILKLLDEGSTIPFIARYRKEMTGGASDEQLREFENIYAYAKKLHDRKEEILRLIAEKAKLSDAVKNAVEKAESLQALEDIYRPYKEKKNTRAALAIAAGLTPLADVLERAELELEAFEKRAQSFVNDTVKSVKEAIIGAQDIIAERYSDDAKEREYWRAQLHDYASFEIKASKTLKPDGLYAKLAGKAEKIASIPSHRYLAMMRGVAEKELHVKILHDMERVESAIERYRIPRNAKSSKSYLLEAYLDGFKRLLFPSLEREIHALIKEKADTQAIATFGKNLSQLLNTPPVTKRVILGVDPAYRTGCKLAVVDEHGTYMTHAVIYPTPPQSDYEKSAKVIKEFTQKYRITAVAIGNGTGSRESQEFFARLNREEGLNLAYTVVSEAGASIYSASKIATEEYPNLDVTIRGAISIAQRLRDPMAALVKIDPKSLGIGQYQHDVDQKQLEKKLNEVIEDLVNRIGVDPNSASISLLSYVAGVGAKLAKAIVEHRESKGAFTCKSELLHVKGLGAKAYEQCAGFFRIREGKSVLDNTGVHPESYAIAQKLLARADLATLSKEQIITLALEQGIGEATLQDIIAELLKPGFDPRESLPPIAFRSDLTDISELSEGSIVSGVVRNIADFGAFVDIGLKNDGLIHISQMSDKRIAHPLEVLSINQQLTRIRVLEVDKEKGKVSLSLKELP
- a CDS encoding PDC sensor domain-containing protein, yielding MHLGFKQKIIVSAGLFLGASLFIFGMLSFINLKQDLRQEIEQTQLAKAHALKLEIDSWFDAQKLVLETTAEDIAHLPEFTDVTMKPYLQTAFKKTKAAVAYMGVEESGLMIYSDQTKQKEGYDPRKRPWYIKAKAEGKSVVTDVYTDATTGQPTISIATPVFVNGVFTGVVSNDVYLTQVIEKINTKKFEGGYAFATDAMGKRNVHPDPKLIGKVLYDANESLKHLELLVKNSPEGIYDYQASDGKDKVLVFNKLENSWIIFVTIDKDVAFKAIDHMFITLTISGNILLGLSLILLWFILNTQFKPLERLNDVIKNLSSNDGDLTQRLTIHSRDELGKMSQNINLFIDKIHTIITTAKTNSAENASVAHELSISAIDVGRRAEEEALIVTKTTTEATSLKAYLRESRHSAESSKNELHEVTQSLKKVEENVSNLSSLLQNTAHNEIELANKLTLVSDIPMK
- a CDS encoding ABC transporter permease, yielding MITRLWALIRKEALAIKNDKKSLFVVIVPPLIQVLIFSFAATLEVKNIDLAVFDHDGSQASQALIQDFKGSSYIKNLVQIKSEHDVAELLNTQKVLAVLVIPQGFSKQIQNEKATVQLLLDGRRSNTAQIAEGYISSIVQTFFLAQLHVTLNVTINTRFLYNPNISNFWWIVPNLFGSITMVVAMLLTSLSIARERELGTFDQILVSPLRPFEILLGKLIPALVISIFESTLILLSAIYFFGVPLMGSLAILYASVVVFLFSISGVGLFISAICNTQQQAILGAFVFLLPSFLLSGFATPVENMPLWLQPLTEFIPLKYYLILIKGVFLKNITWSVAWPLIAPMFGLGIISMSVAMVFFRRKSR